A region from the Bacteroidota bacterium genome encodes:
- a CDS encoding branched-chain amino acid ABC transporter permease: MLSLAQAVFYGIGAYATAITITKFGFSYWLALPAAMFICVFMALLFSFIAGQVRELYFSLATIALQIIFFSVVYNWIPVTNGSYRISGISNPEICKRLLGLSRFDDRALLSLGHSFAASALSKSGSR, from the coding sequence TTGTTGAGTTTAGCACAAGCAGTTTTTTACGGCATTGGTGCTTATGCAACTGCAATCACAATCACAAAGTTTGGCTTCTCTTATTGGTTGGCTTTGCCGGCGGCAATGTTCATTTGTGTATTCATGGCTTTGCTTTTTAGTTTCATTGCAGGGCAAGTAAGAGAACTGTATTTCAGTTTGGCAACGATTGCTTTGCAAATCATTTTCTTTTCAGTTGTTTACAATTGGATTCCAGTAACCAATGGCTCTTACCGCATTTCTGGAATTTCAAATCCTGAAATTTGTAAAAGGTTGCTGGGCTTATCCCGTTTTGACGACAGAGCTCTGCTGTCTTTAGGCCACTCGTTTGCTGCTTCAGCATTGAGTAAATCTGGCTCTCGGTAA
- a CDS encoding bifunctional oligoribonuclease/PAP phosphatase NrnA has protein sequence MNVKSKYQFDDSAIESISQLLSSPKKICILTHVNPDGDAIGSSLALANILSKTKHEVSVVTPNQMMGFLKWMNGADKVISFADKIDLGISAMENAEIIFCLDFNNLSRIEGVSEYLLANKVAIKVLIDHHIEPQGFCQFAFSFSDACATAELIFYFIEKLGLTPLIDSSIADCLYCGIITDSGNFRFNSVTPELHEIAATLLRKGANQSRVYELIYDSNSINTMKLNGYVMAEKLEHIEAAKAVIIYLTDQEQQRFKVGKTEIDDVVNFGLKIEGVRLSAFFYENEGKVRASFRSKGNLSVKEIAFKYFNGGGHLNAAGGISSKNILETVSEFKQILKEIQTA, from the coding sequence ATGAATGTAAAATCTAAATATCAGTTTGATGATTCAGCGATAGAAAGCATTTCACAATTGCTTTCTTCTCCAAAGAAGATTTGCATACTTACCCATGTAAATCCAGATGGTGATGCAATTGGCTCTTCTTTAGCTCTTGCTAATATTCTTTCAAAAACAAAACACGAAGTATCAGTTGTAACACCCAATCAAATGATGGGATTTCTAAAATGGATGAATGGTGCTGATAAGGTAATTTCATTTGCAGACAAAATAGATTTGGGAATTTCAGCAATGGAAAATGCAGAAATTATTTTTTGTTTAGACTTCAATAACCTTTCAAGAATTGAAGGAGTATCGGAGTATCTATTAGCAAATAAGGTAGCAATAAAAGTCTTAATTGACCATCACATAGAGCCACAAGGATTTTGTCAATTTGCATTCTCATTTTCCGATGCTTGTGCAACAGCAGAGTTAATATTTTACTTCATTGAAAAGTTAGGCTTAACGCCTTTGATTGATAGCTCAATTGCAGATTGCCTCTATTGCGGAATCATCACTGATTCAGGCAATTTTAGATTCAATTCAGTTACGCCAGAGTTGCATGAAATTGCTGCAACTCTTCTAAGAAAAGGTGCAAATCAGAGTAGAGTATATGAGTTAATTTATGATTCAAATTCAATCAACACAATGAAACTTAACGGTTATGTAATGGCTGAAAAGTTAGAGCACATTGAAGCGGCCAAAGCAGTCATTATTTATTTGACAGACCAAGAACAACAGAGATTCAAAGTTGGAAAAACAGAAATCGACGATGTAGTAAACTTTGGTTTGAAAATAGAAGGAGTAAGACTTTCCGCTTTCTTTTATGAAAACGAAGGAAAAGTAAGAGCATCATTTCGTTCTAAAGGGAATTTATCTGTAAAAGAAATTGCTTTTAAATATTTCAATGGTGGAGGGCATCTAAATGCTGCTGGCGGTATTTCTTCCAAAAACATTTTAGAAACAGTTTCTGAATTCAAACAAATACTTAAAGAGATTCAAACCGCATGA
- a CDS encoding branched-chain amino acid ABC transporter permease: protein MQILINSIVSGLLLSLVAIGFTYIFRVTKVFHLAHGGVYVAGAFACWWMLTKTNNWFAAIAFAIAVVAILIWVIEKTVYLPLNKKQYNQSISLIASMGLYVVIVNVLALLFGNENMTIENSISGSFEFGNIIFTKVQMIQTVIGIVATATFLIYLKLTKSNLALQSVSDNETISKIFGINTEKERTKVFIAGSMLACIAAILKTMEVGIDPQAGMSITLTAAVVAILVSRLNVIMIIAFAIALTLLQNSVEWFLDAQGKDGITFLILLLVILFRTEGIISYNLRKDRP, encoded by the coding sequence ATGCAAATACTCATTAATAGCATCGTTTCAGGACTGCTACTCAGTTTGGTTGCGATTGGCTTCACCTATATCTTTCGGGTCACGAAGGTATTTCACCTTGCGCATGGAGGCGTTTATGTAGCAGGTGCATTCGCTTGTTGGTGGATGCTGACCAAGACAAACAACTGGTTTGCTGCAATTGCTTTCGCAATTGCAGTTGTGGCAATTCTGATTTGGGTGATTGAAAAGACCGTTTACTTACCACTCAATAAAAAGCAATACAACCAAAGTATTTCATTGATTGCTTCAATGGGTTTGTATGTGGTAATCGTAAATGTTTTGGCTTTGCTTTTCGGAAACGAAAATATGACAATTGAAAATTCAATTTCAGGTTCGTTTGAATTTGGCAATATCATTTTCACAAAAGTTCAAATGATTCAAACAGTAATAGGAATTGTGGCTACCGCCACATTCCTAATTTATTTGAAACTCACCAAATCAAATTTGGCTTTGCAATCCGTTTCAGACAATGAAACTATCAGCAAAATTTTTGGCATTAATACAGAAAAAGAAAGAACAAAAGTTTTCATTGCAGGAAGTATGTTGGCTTGCATTGCAGCAATATTGAAAACAATGGAAGTTGGCATTGACCCACAAGCGGGAATGAGCATCACACTCACAGCAGCAGTTGTAGCAATTCTTGTTTCAAGATTGAATGTGATTATGATAATTGCTTTCGCAATTGCATTGACACTTTTACAAAATTCAGTCGAATGGTTTTTAGATGCACAAGGGAAAGATGGAATTACATTCCTGATTTTGTTGCTGGTGATATTATTTAGAACTGAAGGCATCATCAGTTACAACCTAAGAAAGGACAGACCATGA